The window CATAATTAGTAAACCAGCCCACTATTTCACGATTTGTCCAGCCGCCCTTTGCTTCTAAAGCCTGAGGCAAGTCCCAATGGTAAATAGTTACCCAGGGTTCTATCCCCTGCTCAAGGCAGTAATTAATTACGTTGTTATAATGATCTATCCCCAGTTGGTTCACTTCGCCTTCACCATTGGGTAAGATTCGCGTCCAGGCTATTGAAAACCTGAAATTAGGGATATTCATTTGTTTGATCAGATCGATATCCTCGCGATAACGATGATAAAAATCGCAGGCAGTTTCAGCTGTTTCGCCGTTTAGTACTTTGCCTTTTTTTGATGTAAACTCATCCCATATGGACCGGCCTTTACCATCCTTAGTGCATGCGCCTTCCGTCTGAAACGCGGCTGTAGATACGCCCCAGGCAAAATCATCCCCAAAAAGTTTTTTATTGAGTTTATTGTCCATTTATACCGGGCCATTGGCCAGGCCCAATTTGTTGATTATAACCGGATAAAAAAAGTATATGCCAACAATAATTTAGTGCATAAAAGATGAACGCATACTTTTTATTACCAGCCATTCGCGCACAATACCTACCAGGCTTAAAATGTTTGCTATAAGTTTCATGACAATCTTTTTTTGATTACACTAAATTACAATGGCTATATAAAGCAGGTCTTATGCTAATATGATATTATTGTTAATAATTCATGCTATAACAAAAAAACTCCCGGGTTTTTCCGGGAGTTCTTACTTTAAAAGGTTTTATTTGTTCATATCACGCAACGCCTTCACCTTATCGTGGGCGGCTTTTAATACGCTTTGCTGACGCGTTAAAATCTCGCGCAGGTAAGTTGGCAGGGAGTCGTCTTCCAATACCATTTTATAAGCCTTCTGCGCTGCATCTTCACCAAATTCACAACTCTCTAAAACGGATTGATTAGATGAACCTAAAGCATCCTTCACACTCATCCATACGCGGTATATTTTACCGCTAATGGTTGTGCCAGTTTCAATTTCACCGCCCAGGCTTTGTACTTCAGTGCCTAACTCCATTTTAAATTGATGGCTTTCACCAATGCAATTTGTAAAAAGCTCCCTTAGTTCGGTATCTTCTTCTTTTAAATCGTTCAGGGCTTTTTCGTATCCTGTAATACGATCATTATGGATCTCTATCAGATCATTTAAATTTTCAACTGTTACGCTTGTAGTTTCCATGGTTATTGATGTTTTTATACTTTGACAACATGCCGAAACGAAAATTGTTTAACTAAAAGTAAATATGATTTACAATTAATTCCTTCCCCGAAACGCCGATATAAGCCAGATGATAAGAAACACAACTACTAAAGCAACAATAATACCTACAGCAAAACTTGCTTTAAGTAATCCGCCGATAACCTGGCAACTGCTTAGTGTAGCTACTACAAAGGCAATTAAAAAGATGTTAAGTTTTTTCATAAGGTTGTTATTTATTTATTGATTTACAACTCCATATGTTTAGTTATTGTTTTCTTGTTTTACAAACCTTAATAATTTTGCAGGTTATTTATCTGAAATCCCCAAATACTGACTTATCGTACATATTTGAAAGATTAATTGTTACAACATTAAACCTTTGTTATCTTTGTTAGTCAAAGATTCAAGCATTCGTTTATTATATGAGCTACGAGATACAACCGGGAATTGAAGTTGAAAATTGTATAAAGTGTGGAAGCAGGCCCGTGATTGATCAGACCAAAAAAGGTTGGGAGGTTAAGTGCCCAAATGACGCTTGTAAAAATGTGATAGCAGCCCCGCTTGTAGATTTTGAAACCTGGAACAGGGTAAACAAAAAGAATGTCGACCTAAAACCTGGTGACAATAAATTTATGCGTTCGGCATAGATTTCACTTTCTTAACTAATATGGATAGGCTATATTCGGGCCATCTTATGTCATCGTTACTTATTTCTGTCAATGAAGGTAGTATTAGCTATCCGGCAGTTACCGTATTAACCGATGTTTCCTTTGAGATTAACAAAGGACAACATTGGGCATTTATAGGAGAAAGCGGATCGGGCAAAACTTCGTTGTTAAATATTATTGCCGGGAATCTTATCTTAAAAAAAGGGGTTATTACACGCGTTTTTACCGACGACACTAAGAATAATTCAGACTTCCATCATCATATAGCGTTTGTGAGCGCTAAACATCATTTCCGTAACCTGTCCAATACATCCGATTTTTATTATCAGCAACGTTACAACTCATCCGATTCGGAAGATGCACTAACTGTAGCCGACTATCTGAATGATATTCAATCTGACGATAGCATCTCACACTACTGGAATTACGATAAAGCAACAGCCCTGTTAAAATTAAGCACTTTAGCCGACAAGCAGCTAATCAAACTATCAAACGGCGAGACAAAACGATTAATGATAGCCGCTGCCTTGCTTAAAAATCCTGCATTGTTATTACTTGATAATCCGTTAGCAGGGCTGGATACCCAGACACGCGCTGAATTCAATGCAATCATTAATCAGATTGCGGCTTCGGGTATAACCATAATTATGGCTACCAGCCCATATGAAGTACCCGAGGCTATTACACACATTGGTACTTTAAAAAACGGAAGGTTTTCTTCATTTTCAAAAGATCAGTTTAAAGCAGATGGTTTATTCGTTGAATCTTCAGCAACTGAAAATCTTGATCTCTTAGCACTGCTATACGACTACCCTGCCGATAATTACACTGATATTGTGCGTATGAGCAATGTTAACATCCGGTATGGCAATAAGCTTATACTGAATAACATTAACTGGCAAATAAAACAGGGTGAACGGTGGGCATTGCTGGGGCCTAATGGCGCAGGAAAATCAACTTTATTAAGCTTGATTAATGGTGACAATCCACAGGCTTATGCTAATAATATTATACTGTTTGATAAAAAACGCGGTAGTGGCGAAAGTATTTGGGATATTAAAAAAAGAACCGGATTTATATCGCCCGAATTATATCAATATTTCCCGGCAGATAGTAGTTGTTTACAAGCTATTGAATCGGGCTATTATGATACTACAGGCTTGTTTCGCCCGTCAGATAAAGCGAAAGCAGCCCATGCCCTGCAATGGATGAAAATGCTTGAAATAGCTCAATACGCACGGCAGTTATTAAAAAATATCCCGGCCAGCGCACAGCGCTTATGTTTGCTTGCGCGCGCTATGGTGAAAAGCCCGGCCTTATTAATATTAGACGAACCTTGCCAGGGTATGGACGACCACCAGATCAGCCATTTTAAAGCCCTTATCGATGCTATTTGCCAACAGACCAACATAACCCTTATTTATGTAACCCATTACGCTGAACACATTCCAAACAGCATCAGCAAGACTTTAAAACTGGACTCGGGTTTAATAATTGGAGATTAGCTATGGTTCGATTATTTTTAACTAATCACCAATTACTAATTCTATTCACTATCTTTAAGTCCATTAACCTATTTTTTCTTCATGGCATTAAGTAAGCGCGGTAACTTTCACTGGCTGATTGGCATTTTTGCGGTAATAAAAATCACATTAAACTTATTTGCAATATCACACTTTGGGTTTCACCGCGATGAGCTTTTACATCTGGTGCTGGCCGATCATTTGGATTGGGGTTATAAGGAAGTACCGCCGTTAATTGCAGTGTTAGCTTATATCAGTATTCATGTATTTGGAACATCTGTTTTCGCGGCACGCATACTTACTACACTTTGTGCTGGTTTAATAATTTGGATAACTGGATTAATAGTGGTAGAACTTGGCGGCCGCAAATTTGCTATTACAATAGCCTGTATAGCTATGCTGTTTGCGCCGGCCTTTGTAGCCAGCGGCTATTTGTTTCAACCCGTAGTGTTCGATCAGTTTTGGTGGGTGCTGGCAGTATGGCTTTTAGTAAAATACGTTAACACCCAGCAACCAAAATACCTTTATTGGCTGGGTGCTGCTGTTGGCTTTGGTATGCTTACCAAATATACCATGGCCTTTTTTACATTTGCTTTGCTGCTGGGCATACTGATAAGCAAACAACGCCGTATTTTATTTAATAAACATGTATTTATCGCTTTTTTAATTGCTACATTAATATTTCTTCCCAATGCTATTTGGCAATACCTGCATCATTTTCCGTTTGTAACCCATATGCACACCCTGCAAAAAGAGCAACTGGATTACAACAACCGGGGCGATTTTATTAAACAGCAACTTTTAGTGAATGGAACTGCGCTATTTGTATGGATAGCGGGGTTTATATTCCTGTTATTCTCGTTCCGCTTGCGCAAATTTCAGTTCCTTGCATTTGCTTATATGCTGATATTTTTGTTTTTAGTATTAATGCACGGTAAACAATACTACCTGTTCGGCGCTTATCCTATGCTGTTTGCCGCGGGTGGTATTGCTTTTGAACGTTTATTAAAATCGTGGCGCCCCGCATTACGTATCGTGGTCGTTATTCTGTTGACCGTACCCAATCTTTTTCTATTCCCGGTTTTATTGCCGGTATTGCCTATTAACCAAACCCTGGCCTGGTTTAGGTTTACTGATAAACTTCATGTTTTTGATTTTGCAGTTACCTGGGAAGATCATAAAAAACATGGCACCACGCAGGATTATGGCGATATGTTTGGGTGGGATGAATTATCTCAAAAAGTAGCAGGCGCTTATCATCAACTTACCCCCCAACAGCAAAAGCAAACCATGATATTTGCCAGCAATTACGGACAAGCAGGAGCTATTCATCATTTTGCAAAACAATACAATATGCCCGATGTGGTTAGCTTGAATAGCAGTTTTGCATTATGGGCGCCTGACCACCCCCAGTTTAAATACATGATATATGTAGATACCAATTATGACCCGGATATTAAAGATTTAACGCCGATGGTTAGCCAGGTGCGTGAAATTGGCAAAATAACCGCGCCCCTGGCAGTAGAATATGGAACTACCATTTATCTGTTTACCGATCCAAAACCTGTTTTGTTTGACCGATATAATAAGGAGTTGGCCAGGAAAAACATGGAATAAATTTGTGAATTGTGATTTGTTTAACATCGACAAAACAAATCAGGATAATTATAATTATTGATACAATACTCATTAAAAATGCGCGGTCTTAAAACTATTATTTTCCTTATCATATCCAACACCTTTATGACCTTTGCATGGTATGGGCATTTGAAATTCAAAGATTATAGCTGGGGGAAAAGCCTTGGTTTAATATCCATAATTCTTATTAGCTGGGGATTGGCATTCTTTGAGTATATGTTTCAGGTACCGGCTAACAGGGCTGGTTTTAAAGGAGATGGCGGCCCTTATAGCCTGGTGCAGTTAAAAACCATACAAGAAGCCATCACGTTAACCGTTTTTATGGTGTTCAGTATTATCTTTTTTAAAACTGAAAAGTTTGGCTGGAACCACCTGGTGGGTTTCGGGCTGATTGTATTGGCTGTATTTGTGATATTTAAGAAATGGTGATTGGGAGAGATTCAAGAACTAAGACTCAGGGTTCTAAAACTAAATTTCTTTCAACGCCTTTATAGTCCCTAATTGATCCTTAGCCGAAAAAACAAAATTGCCTGCTACTAATACATTGGCGCCCGCTTCAATTAACATGGCGGCATTTTGAAGGGACACGCCACCATCAATTTCAATATACAGGTTAGGATTTCGACCGTCGGCCATGTTGCTTAGCTCGCGTATTTTTTTGTAGGTATTATTAATAAATTGTTGCCCCCCGAAACCCGGGTTCACAGACATGATCAATACGATATCTACATCTTCAATGATATCATCCAGCAATGCAACTGGTGTATGTGGGTTTAATGCCACCCCTGCTTTACAACCCAAATCTTTTATGGCATGTATAGTGCGGTGCAGGTGCGTACAGGTTTCATAGTGCACTGTCATATGGTCGGCCCCGGCGTCTTTAAAAGCCTGCAAGTAACTGTCGGGATCGCTGATCATCAAATGCACATCAAGCGGCTTTTTTGCATGCTGTTTAACAGCTTTAACTACCGGCAGGCCAAATGATATATTCGGCACAAAATGGCCGTCCATAATATCCACATGTATCCAATCCGCTTCGCTATTATTTATCATTTCAATATCGCGTTGCAGGTTAGCAAAATCGGCTGCTAAAATAGATGGGGCTATTAAATGGTTATTGGTCATGATAAGATATGATGTTACTGCAAAAATAAAATTAGTTTATAAATAAATTTCATAAACACCCAATTCGTCATTGAGCATAAAATCTAAAATTTTTTGTTCGCGCAAAAGTAATTGTTCTGATATTATCGATGTATTAATATTGCCGGTTCGCAACCATATTATCTTAGGAGGAAAGGAATATAGATTGTGTATATCAATGAAATCTTCATCAAACGTTAGGATTAGATAATCATTCGCTTTCGCAAACTTCCATATTGCCATATCAGACAATGGTTTTATCCCTACAATTTCATTTACGGGCAAAATATCCCATTCTGTTAGCAAGCGTTTAATGCGCCATGAAATATTTTCATCTGCAAGCAGGCGAATCGTCATGCTACTTTAATAGTGCGCTCTTTATTAGCCGCGTAAGCAAGACATGATAATATTTGTTCTTCGGTGAGTTGGGGGAAATCAGAAAGAATTTCCTGATGCGTCATACCTGCAGCCAACCATTGCAGCACATCATATACAGTGATACGTGTCCCTTTAATAACAGGTTTGCCAAACCTTATTTCAGGATTAACCTCAATATATAATTTATAATCAACTGCAATTGCCATAATACAAACTTAATATTTTAAACGGATAGTATCAATTGAATGACTTAGGATACTTAATCACAATTCTGTAGCAAATCGTAGTATTTGCGTATCAGTTCTGTATCGTAGTTAACAAGGGAGTTATATGCTTCGGTAACCAGCTCGGTAAGGATTGATGCGCCTAATGTACCGGCACCGTTGGGGATATCTTCGTAATATCTAATTAATTCTTTAACACGGATAATCTCATAAAGCAGTGCCTGAATTAAATCAGTCTGAGCGTTCCCATGCCCTCCGGAAGAATGATGGTTAAGGAAATCTAAAGGATTATCGGTATTGGCGGAAGTCATTTTAATTGGATGCGCGCACTTAATTAGAATTGATTAGAAGTTTTTGGTATTATTCTTAATTAAGGAAATACTAAAAAAGTGTTTTTGTTTTAATTATTTACATTTTTTTTCAAAAAACTAAAAAAGCCCCTTAAAAAGGGGCTTTTATTAAATATTACTTAATAAAATTAATTAGCAGAGGCTGGTCTTTCCGGCTTTGGCAATAAAGCCTTGCGCGATAGTTTCAGCTTACCCTGTTTATCAACTTCCAATAATTTAACTTTTACTATTTCACCAATCTCAAACACACCGTCCATTGTTTCAATGCGTTTGTGATCGATCTCTGAAATGTGCAGCAAACCATCTTTACCAGGCATAATTTCAATAAATGCACCGAAAGGCATAATCGAGCGTACTTTACCTTCATAAGTTTCGCCAACTTCTGGTTTCATGGCAATAGCTTTAATACGGCCAACGGCAGCATCAATAGCAGCTTTGTCATCAGCAAATATTTGTACTACGCCCTGATTGCCAACTTCTTCAATAGAAATAGTGGCACCGGTTTCGCGTTGCATTTCCTGGATAATTTTACCACCCGGGCCAATTACGGCACCAATATATTCTTTATCTATACGGATGGTAACAATACGTGGCGCGTGTGGCTTGTAATCTTCGCGAGGAGCTTCAATTGTTTTAGCCATTTCACCTAAAATATGCAAACGGCCAGCTTTTGCCTGATCTAATGCTTTCCCTAAAACTTCGTATGACAGACCGTTGATCTTCAAGTCCATTTGGCAAGCAACAATACCATTTTTAGTACCGGTTACTTTAAAGTCCATATCACCTAAGTGGTCTTCGTCGCCAAGGATATCTGAAAGGATAGCATATTTGGTACCCATTTCGTTAGTAATTAAGCCCATGGCAATACCTGATACAGGCTCCTTGATCTTAATCCCTGCATCCATCAGCGCTAATGTGCCCGCACAAACGGTGGCCATTGATGACGAACCGTTTGATTCCAGGATATCAGAAACGATACGGATAGTGTAAGGGTTCTCATCGTCAGCTGGTAATACTTGTTTTAATGAACGCATTGCCAAGTTACCATGACCGATCTCGCGGCGGCCTGCTCCCCTGTTAGGGCGCACCTCGCCTGTTGAGAAACCAGGGAAATTATAGTGCAGCAGAAATTTTTGGTAACCGTTAATAAACGCGCCGTCAATCATTTGCTCGTCATCCTTAGCCCCTAAGGTAACGGTGGTTAACGATTGGGTTTCGCCACGGGTAAATACCGCCGAACCGTGCGCTGCAGGTAAGTAACCTACTTCGCTCCAGATAGGGCGTATCTCGGTAGTTTTACGGCCATCTAAACGTTTGCCTTCATCAAGTACCAGATTACGGATAGCGTCGTATTCAACGTCGTGATAGTATTTCTTAGCCAGGAATTTGGTAACGTCGTCAATCTCGCCTAAAGTAGCGATATAATTGTCGCGCACTTCTTTAAATTTAGCACTGCGCTCGTCTTTACCAGAGGCTGAAGATGCGATAGCGTAAACCTGATCATAAGTAGCAGCATAAATTGCTTTCTTCAGGTCTTCATTATGGTTTTCGTGGCTGTAGGTACGTTTTTCAGTTTTACCAACAGCTTCAGTTAGTTCACGCTGGATTAAACAGTGGTGTTTAATGGCGGTATGGGCAAATTTAATTGCCTCCAGCATTTCTTCTTCTTGTATCTCTTTGCATTCGCCTTCAACCATGTTGATATCGAACTCAGAACCGGCTACGATAAATTCTAACGTCGCGCGCTCAAGGTCGCTTAAGGTTGGGTTAATCACCAGCTGCCCGTCAATTTTAGCTACACGGACTTCAGAGATTGGGCCATTAAAAGGTATATCAGAAACAGCCAGTGCTGCTGACGCTGCCAAACCGGCAAGGCAATCAGGCATAATGTTTTTGTCGGCTGATATTAACGAGATCATTACCTGGGTATCAGCATGATAATCTTCAGGGAATAATGGGCGCAGCGCGCGGTCAACCAAACGTGAAATTAATACTTCATAGTCTGACAGACGTGCCTCGCGGCGTAAAAAACCACCCGGGATACGACCTGTTGCGGCGTATTTCTCCTGGTAGTCAACAGAAAGTGGTAAAAAATCAACCCCTTCTTTAGCTTCAAACGATGAAACTACGGTAGCCAGCAACATGGTGTCACCCATTTTTACTACCACGCTTCCATGCGCTTGTTTGGCCAGCTTACCGGTTTCGATCTCAATGGTGCGGCCGTCACCTAAATCAATAACCTTTTTAATTACATTTAAACTCATCTTTTTTGCGTTGTGATGCACCTTTCATCTTTAGGGGCGCACCGGTTTTATATATTGTAAAGTTGTTTCGAACAAAGTAAAAAAGCCATTCGACTAACGAACGGCTTTTTTTGCAAAAACGCGGAAAGTTTATTTAATGATATCCCTAAGCTCTAAAGCTTTGATAATAGCACGATATCTTTCAATGTCTTTTTTGTACAGGTATGCCAGCAATCCGCGGCGTTTACCTACTAATTTTTGCAGCGACAACTGGGTTGAAAAATCCTTGCGGTTTTTTTTCAGGTGACCAGTTAAATGCGCTATGCGGGTGGTGAATAAAGCAACCTGTGCTTCAGTTGAACCAGTGTTGGTAGCAACGCCACCGTGTTTTGCAAAGATCTCTGCCTTTGCTTCTTTACTTAGATACATTACTTGAATAGTATTAAAGCGTAAAAACTTTTGTTAATTGTGGCGCAAAGATACTATAACCGTTGCATAATTGCAACAGTTATAGTGATTAGTTAATTGGTGATTAGAGATTAGTTTTTGCATATCCACACATTCACTACCTTTGTCATTCTATGAGTGAAAAACAATACGCCACTTTTGAAACCGAATTCCGTGTGCGCCCGGATGATATAGATATGTTTCAGCATGTGCACAACAGCAAATACTTTGATTATGTGCTGGCCGCCCGGTACGACCAGATGGAACGCTGCTACGGTATGGCCATGGAGAAATTTATGGAACGTGGTTTTGGCTGGGTTGTACGTACCGCCCATGTAGAGTATAAACGCGCCCTAACCATGGGCGAATACTTTATTGTTAAAACAGGTATTGATACCATTAACGATAAAGGCTGCCGTGTAGTTTTTACTATCACCAATAAAGACACAACTAAAGTTTGTTGCGACGGCTGGTTTGATTACGTAATGATCGACATGGCAACCGGCCGTGGCGCTAAAGTGCCTGATGATGTGATTGAACACTATTCAAAATAATGCGATTGCCAAATTAAATAGTACCCGTTTTGCAATTGGCATTTCGAAGTTCAAACTCCATCACTCCCCTTCCGCTTTTACCGCAAACGTAGTATAATAATTATTGTAAAAAACTAAGTAAGCCACTACCCCATTTATTACAATCAAAGCCGCTATTTGCCTGTATAGGATCACAAAGAACAAACCCATAAACAGGCCTAACACATATTGCAGGTACCTGTCCATATTTAATCCCATCCAATAAAGCAGGCTGTGGAATAATAGTACAATACTTAAACCGAATGCTAACAGTTCAACAGCCAGCAATGGGTTAAAACGACTGAATAACCAGATACCCTCGGGCAGCAGCAACATTAAATAAACCAGCGCAAAACCAGCAAACAAACGCAGGCGGGTTTGCGGCAATCCCCTGGCGAAAATGAGGTAGGTTTCTTCAAACTTCCGTTCTTCAAATATTAACACGGCATGCGCAGTGGCAATAGCCAGCATAGCTATACCCGCGACGCGCACATCATGACTAACATCGGCAAACAACAAGAATACCCCGGTGACTATAAAGTATGATATAGTCTTGGTGATCACATATCGTACTTTCATATTATCAAACACCTGGTAAATAAACAGGCTATAGAATGGCTTGCGCCATTTGGTGCCGAAGCGTAAAAGTAACGATTGCTTCCCGCCATCAATTTGGCGGTTAACCAGTGTGGTGTAAATAAACCCTCCAAGCCATATCAGCAATACCAAGTACAGTAGTATCACCAGCGGACTTAAATAATAATGATGCCATGCTCCTACCACTACTGCTGTCAGTCCGTAAGCTATAATTGGCATTAACATAGCGCCCTGCGCCAGCATCCAGGCCTTTAACTGCTGGCCTTTACTAAATGATGTGCTGCTGTAAAATAAAAACTGCTGGTTAACGCCAAATATCTGCCCGGCGGTATAGTGCCACGTTTTAATACTGTATAGTAACCAAATGACAAACACAACCATCAGCATTAGCGGACTGGTTATAAAAGCCAGCATTAGGGTTTTGTGATAATTCAGCAACTGGCCCGCTTCTACCGAGCCGACTAAAGCCAGGAACACAAAAAGAAACAAACCGGCATGTACCCGATAAAATCCACGGGCAAATATTTTGACAAGTACACGACTTAATGATGACTCCATTATTTAGTTTAATCGAAACGAATCTTTTTAGCTTTTTCTAATTCTTATTTATTTTTATCCATTATTACTTATTCTTATTCGATTTCTATGTTTTCGCTAAATATTATTCGTTTTCTTGAAGATTTAGAGTTTGGTTCTCTACCAGTAATTCTTTTGCATTTGGCAACTCTTCCGGGTCAAGCGGCTGATGTGATGTGAGGAGGAAACTGGTGCCTTGCTGAGCATGCTGTTCGGCCATCCAGCCATATAATATTTTTAATGATGCAGTATCGATAGTGATCAGCGGTTCATCCAAAAGTATAATATCGGGCTTACCTAAAAATGCCAGCAATAACGACAACTTTTTCATCATTCCGCTGGAATATGAACCAACCGGGCCGTCAATATAGCTGGTCATGTACATGCTCTCTATTAGTTGCTGCTCCTGCCCTGCCGGCGCGCCTTTAGCATCAGCAAACAGGCTGATCATTTCCCTGCCGGTCAAAAATTCAGGGAATAACGGCTCAGCCTCGGCAAAGTTAACCAACTTGCGATAAGCTACGGGTTGTTTAGTAATGCTGATACTGTTGTTCAGCAATATGTCACCCTTAAAAGAAAGTATGCCAGCAATTGATTTCAGCAGCGTACTTTTCCCTGATCCATTTACGCCCCTTATCCAATAAATACCGGGCTCAATAGTCAGTTCATCTATTTTTAGCGCAGGGAAACTGCCGTAACGTTTTTCGAATTTTTGAAAGTGAAGCATGGTGTTGTTAATGCGGAAGTCGAAATATTAAAAAGTTACGCTTTCATCGCCCCTTCTATCAAACTTCCATAAAACTCGCTAACATCCATACCAGCGGCGCGTACCTGTTGCGGTATCAGGCTGGCGGCTGACTGCCCCGGAGTAGTGTTCACTTCAATAAAGTAAAAATCGTTGGTATTTTCCTGTAGGATGAAATCTATCCTTACCATCCCTTTGCAGTTCAGGCGCAGATAAATTTCAGTTACTATAGCGGCAATCTCCGCATTCTTTTCAGGGGACAGGTCAGCCGGGGTTATTTCTTTTGAGACGCCTGCGGTGTATTTGGCTTCATAGTCAAAAAACTCCTTACTGCTGATAATCTCCGTTGCAGGCAATACTGTTAAATGACCGTTCACCCGGGCTACGCCAATGCTAAATTCGCGGCCTTTAATAAATTCCTCTACCAAAACCTGGTCATCTTCGTTAAAAGCCTTTTCCAGCGCTTCAGGCAACGCGGCCACGTTGTGCACTTTGCTCATTCCCACACTGCTGCCACCATTATTTGGTTTAATAAATAACGGGAATTGCAGGGTATTGGCAATCACGGCCACCTCGTGCAGGTCGCGGTCAAATAACTGTAACGACTTAGCCGTGTGCAGGTTATGTATACTATGGATAATTGCTTTGGTATAAGCTTTGTTCATTGTAATGGCAGATGTGGTAGCGTCGCAA of the Mucilaginibacter boryungensis genome contains:
- a CDS encoding DMT family protein, translated to MRGLKTIIFLIISNTFMTFAWYGHLKFKDYSWGKSLGLISIILISWGLAFFEYMFQVPANRAGFKGDGGPYSLVQLKTIQEAITLTVFMVFSIIFFKTEKFGWNHLVGFGLIVLAVFVIFKKW
- the rpe gene encoding ribulose-phosphate 3-epimerase, whose protein sequence is MTNNHLIAPSILAADFANLQRDIEMINNSEADWIHVDIMDGHFVPNISFGLPVVKAVKQHAKKPLDVHLMISDPDSYLQAFKDAGADHMTVHYETCTHLHRTIHAIKDLGCKAGVALNPHTPVALLDDIIEDVDIVLIMSVNPGFGGQQFINNTYKKIRELSNMADGRNPNLYIEIDGGVSLQNAAMLIEAGANVLVAGNFVFSAKDQLGTIKALKEI
- the pnp gene encoding polyribonucleotide nucleotidyltransferase, with amino-acid sequence MSLNVIKKVIDLGDGRTIEIETGKLAKQAHGSVVVKMGDTMLLATVVSSFEAKEGVDFLPLSVDYQEKYAATGRIPGGFLRREARLSDYEVLISRLVDRALRPLFPEDYHADTQVMISLISADKNIMPDCLAGLAASAALAVSDIPFNGPISEVRVAKIDGQLVINPTLSDLERATLEFIVAGSEFDINMVEGECKEIQEEEMLEAIKFAHTAIKHHCLIQRELTEAVGKTEKRTYSHENHNEDLKKAIYAATYDQVYAIASSASGKDERSAKFKEVRDNYIATLGEIDDVTKFLAKKYYHDVEYDAIRNLVLDEGKRLDGRKTTEIRPIWSEVGYLPAAHGSAVFTRGETQSLTTVTLGAKDDEQMIDGAFINGYQKFLLHYNFPGFSTGEVRPNRGAGRREIGHGNLAMRSLKQVLPADDENPYTIRIVSDILESNGSSSMATVCAGTLALMDAGIKIKEPVSGIAMGLITNEMGTKYAILSDILGDEDHLGDMDFKVTGTKNGIVACQMDLKINGLSYEVLGKALDQAKAGRLHILGEMAKTIEAPREDYKPHAPRIVTIRIDKEYIGAVIGPGGKIIQEMQRETGATISIEEVGNQGVVQIFADDKAAIDAAVGRIKAIAMKPEVGETYEGKVRSIMPFGAFIEIMPGKDGLLHISEIDHKRIETMDGVFEIGEIVKVKLLEVDKQGKLKLSRKALLPKPERPASAN
- a CDS encoding phosphatidate cytidylyltransferase, which gives rise to MKKLNIFLIAFVVATLSSCQVIGGLLKASFAVGIIVALVVVFLIIWLISAFRGRN
- a CDS encoding DUF433 domain-containing protein, encoding MAIAVDYKLYIEVNPEIRFGKPVIKGTRITVYDVLQWLAAGMTHQEILSDFPQLTEEQILSCLAYAANKERTIKVA
- a CDS encoding DUF5615 family PIN-like protein codes for the protein MTIRLLADENISWRIKRLLTEWDILPVNEIVGIKPLSDMAIWKFAKANDYLILTFDEDFIDIHNLYSFPPKIIWLRTGNINTSIISEQLLLREQKILDFMLNDELGVYEIYL
- a CDS encoding PA2169 family four-helix-bundle protein: METTSVTVENLNDLIEIHNDRITGYEKALNDLKEEDTELRELFTNCIGESHQFKMELGTEVQSLGGEIETGTTISGKIYRVWMSVKDALGSSNQSVLESCEFGEDAAQKAYKMVLEDDSLPTYLREILTRQQSVLKAAHDKVKALRDMNK
- a CDS encoding ATP-binding cassette domain-containing protein — translated: MSSLLISVNEGSISYPAVTVLTDVSFEINKGQHWAFIGESGSGKTSLLNIIAGNLILKKGVITRVFTDDTKNNSDFHHHIAFVSAKHHFRNLSNTSDFYYQQRYNSSDSEDALTVADYLNDIQSDDSISHYWNYDKATALLKLSTLADKQLIKLSNGETKRLMIAAALLKNPALLLLDNPLAGLDTQTRAEFNAIINQIAASGITIIMATSPYEVPEAITHIGTLKNGRFSSFSKDQFKADGLFVESSATENLDLLALLYDYPADNYTDIVRMSNVNIRYGNKLILNNINWQIKQGERWALLGPNGAGKSTLLSLINGDNPQAYANNIILFDKKRGSGESIWDIKKRTGFISPELYQYFPADSSCLQAIESGYYDTTGLFRPSDKAKAAHALQWMKMLEIAQYARQLLKNIPASAQRLCLLARAMVKSPALLILDEPCQGMDDHQISHFKALIDAICQQTNITLIYVTHYAEHIPNSISKTLKLDSGLIIGD
- a CDS encoding ArnT family glycosyltransferase — translated: MALSKRGNFHWLIGIFAVIKITLNLFAISHFGFHRDELLHLVLADHLDWGYKEVPPLIAVLAYISIHVFGTSVFAARILTTLCAGLIIWITGLIVVELGGRKFAITIACIAMLFAPAFVASGYLFQPVVFDQFWWVLAVWLLVKYVNTQQPKYLYWLGAAVGFGMLTKYTMAFFTFALLLGILISKQRRILFNKHVFIAFLIATLIFLPNAIWQYLHHFPFVTHMHTLQKEQLDYNNRGDFIKQQLLVNGTALFVWIAGFIFLLFSFRLRKFQFLAFAYMLIFLFLVLMHGKQYYLFGAYPMLFAAGGIAFERLLKSWRPALRIVVVILLTVPNLFLFPVLLPVLPINQTLAWFRFTDKLHVFDFAVTWEDHKKHGTTQDYGDMFGWDELSQKVAGAYHQLTPQQQKQTMIFASNYGQAGAIHHFAKQYNMPDVVSLNSSFALWAPDHPQFKYMIYVDTNYDPDIKDLTPMVSQVREIGKITAPLAVEYGTTIYLFTDPKPVLFDRYNKELARKNME